The sequence below is a genomic window from Citricoccus muralis.
GCGGGCCGATACGCGTCGTCGTGTGGCGCGAGCTTACTCGGCTGGACGGGTCATGGACATGGTGTCCAGGGCGGCGTCAAGCTGAGCCTCGGTGACCTCACCGCGCTCCACGTAGCCGAGATCGATAACAGCTTCGCGCACGGTCATCTTGTTGTTGACCGAGTGCTTGGCGATCTTGGCGGCGGCCTCGTAGCCGATGACCTTGTTCAGCGGGGTCACGATCGAGGGCGATGCGCCAGCCAGGAAGGAGCAGCGCTCCTCATTGGCGGTGATGCCGTCGATCATCTTGTCGGCCATCACCCGGGAGGTGTTGGCGAGCAGGCGAATGGACTCGAGGAGGTTGGCGGCCATGACCGGGATGCCGACGTTGAGCTCGAAGGCGCCGTTGGTGGAGGACAAGGCCACGGTGGTGTCGTTGCCGATGACCTGGGCGCAGACCATGATTGCGGCTTCGCAGATCACCGGGTTCACCTTACCGGGCATGATGGAGGAGCCGGGCTGCAGGTCGGGGATCGCGATTTCGCCGAGGCCGGTATTCGGGCCGGAGCCCATCCAACGCAGGTCGTTATTGATCTTCATGATCGAGTAGGCGATGTTGCGCAGCTGGCCGGAGGCCTCGACGAGACCGTCGCGGTTGGCCTGGGCCTCGAAGTGGTCGCGGGCCTCGGTGATGGGTAGCCCGGTCTGCTCGGCGAGCAGCTCGATCACGCGGGCGGAGAAGCCCTTCGGGGTGTTGATGCCGGTGCCCACGGCGGTGCCGCCCAGCGGAACCTCGGCGACGCGCGGCAGTGACGAGTCAATGCGCTCGATGCCGTAGCGGACCTGCGCGGCGTAGCCGCCGAACTCCTGGCCCAGGGTGACCGGGGTGGCGTCCATCAGGTGGGTACGGCCGGACTTCACCACACCGGCGAATTCTTCGGCCTTCTTTTCGAGGGAGACGGCCAGGTAGTCCAGAGCGGGCTTCAGGTCGTTGATCAGTGCGCCGGTGACGGCCAGGTGCACGGAGGTGGGGAACACGTCGTTGGAAGACTGAGAGGCGTTGACGTGGTCGTTGGGGTGGACCTCGTTCTCGGAGCCGGCCTCCTTGAGTGCGCGGGTGGCCAGGGTGGCGAGCACCTCGTTGGTGTTCATGTTGGAGGAGGTGCCGGATCCGGTCTGGAACACGTCGATCGGGTAGTGGTCGTCGTGAGCGCCGGAGATGACCTCATCAGCGGCAGCGACGATGGCGTCGGCGCGCTCCTGGGTAATCACCTCGAGTTCGGCGTTGGCCCGAGCGGCGGCCTTCTTCACCTCGGCCAGGGCGTGGATGTGTGCCGGCTCCAGGGTCTTGCCGGAGATCGGGAAGTTCTCGACGGCGCGCTGGGTCTGGGCCCGGTACAGGGCGTCGATCGGGACCTGAACTTCGCCCATGGTGTCGTGCTCGATACGGTACTGCGGTTGCGATTCAGTCATAGTGCTCATCCTAATTGTCGGGGTCAGGGTGTATCTATCGTCGCGTGTCGATGTCGCCGACGGCCGCGCCCACTTCGACGGTGCCGTTGGCCAGGGAGTAGGTCAGTCCGAGAACAGCGGTGCGTCCGTCTTCGACGGCGTCGGCCAGGGAACGGGAGGTCTCCACGAGCCGGTGCACGGTTTGGTCGGTGTGTTCGGCCACGGTGCCGTCGACGTCGGTCACGCCTTGCTGGCGTGCCGCGAGCACCGAGGGGGTGATCCGCTCGACCAGGGAGCGGATGAAACCGGGCGGCATGGCACCGGAAGCATAGGAATCCACGGCGGCGGTGACCGCTCCGCAGGAGTCATGGCCGAGCACGATGATCAGCGGGATGTTGAGGATGTCGACCGAGTATTCCAGGGAACCGAGCACGGCGTCGTCGATGACCTGCCCGGCGGTGCGGACCACGAAGACATCACCCAAGCCGACGTCGAAAATGATCTCGGCGGCCAGCCGGGAGTCGGAACAACCGAAAATCACGGCCAACGGGTTCTGTTCACCGGTCAACGAGGCGCGGCGGGCGGCATTCTGGTTCGGGTGCAGCGTGGTGCCCGAGACGAAGCGCTCATTGCCTTGGGCCAGGATCTGCCAGGCACGGGTGGGGGTTGCGGGCATCAGGACCTGCTTTCGTTGTCGTTCTCCAACACCGCTTTGGTGAGGGTGGTGATCTGCTCATCGGAGCCGGATCCCGAGACCACCAGGGTCACGGAATCGATGTCGGATGCCTCGGAACCAGCAGCCTCCTCATGGGCCAGTTCGGTGACCAAATAGGTGTGTCCGTTGTCGGCCCGGTGCACGCTGAAGTCGTGTCCGCTCAGCTCGATGAGGCCGGATTCCGCGGCGCCGTGAACCTGCTGCCCCACCCAGGTGCTGTTGGCATCTGAGGACTGGACGAAGCCAACGAATTCTTCATCGGGGGTGACATAGCCGACCTGCCAGTTGGGTACGCCGTCGGAGGGCGACCCGTTCCAGCGGGCATAGCTGGCGTACCAATCTTCGGGAATCTCCGGGGCCAGAGCGGTGAAGTCGGCGACGCTGCTGGCTTCGGCGGCGATGGCCGGAACGTCGATGCCGGGGTCGGCGTCGCGATCGCGAAGCGGGTTGAGCATGACCACGAGGGCGACAATGGCGACCGTGGCGAGCACCGAGAACGCCATGGCCTTGACGTTCTGGTACATGCGCTCACCTTGTTTGCGCGTGTACTGAGGCTTCGGGGCGGCATCGACGGGTTGAGTCACGGACTCTATTCTGCCACTTCGTCGCGGCCGCTCTGGCTCCCAGTAGGATGTGAAGAGTAGCAGTGCCGCTCACCAACGATACGGAGTACAGATCATGGCGAAAGCCGATGGACAGCCGCAGAACGACCTCAACGACTCCTTGAAGCCCGACCGGAACCTGGCAATGGAGCTGGTGCGTGTGACAGAGGCGGCGGCCATCGCTGGAGGCCACTGGGTAGGTTACGGCGATAAGAACCGCGCCGATGGTGCCGCCGTGGATGCGATGCGTAAGTTCATGGACACCGTGCGGATGAACGGTGTGGTTGTGATCGGCGAGGGCGAGAAGGACGAAGCCCCCATGCTGTTCAACGGTGAGAACGTGGGCGACGGCACCGGAGCTGAGGTGGACGTCGCGGTGGATCCCATCGATGGAACCCGCCTGACTGCCCTGGGCTACAACAACGCGCTGTCCGTGTTCGCAGTGGCCGAGCGCGGCACCATGTTTGATGCCTCATCGGTGTTCTACATGGAAAAGATGGTCGTGGGCCCGGAGGCCGCCGAAATGGTGGACCTGCGCCTGCCGGTCAAACAGAACATTCATTTGCTGGGTAAGGCGCTGAACAAGCCGGTTTCCCAGCTGAACATCTGCGTGCTGGACCGCCCGCGTCACGAGGGCCTGGTGCGTGAGATCCGCGAGGCCGGCGCCCGCGTGAAGTTCATCATGGACGGCGACGTGGCTGGAGGCATCGCCGCAGCTCGCCACAACACCGACGTTGACATGCTGCTGGGCACCGGTGGCACTCCCGAGGGTGTCGTGACCGCCTGTGCACTGAAGGCCACCGGCGGCATGATCCAGGGTCGATTGGCGCCCACGGACGACGACGAGAAGCAGAAGGCTATTGACGCCGGGCTGGACCTGGACCAGGTACTGACGACGAATGACCTCGTGCGTTCCGACAACTGCTACTTTGCCGCCACCGGCATCACCGACGGCGACCTGTTGCGTGGTGTGCGCTACTACAACGACCGGATTGTCACCCAGTCGATCGTGATGCGCTCCAAGTCGGGCACCGTGCGCACGGTGGAAGCCGAGCACCGCACCGAGAAGTGGCCGGAGTGGCTGCCGGAGCGCTGATCCAGACTCAGGACTGAGTCGCGTCAGCGAGACGCGCTGGGACACCCGATGACGAACGCCGTCGTCGGGTGTTCTGCGTTGTGGGGCTTTTGAGTGCTGCCCGCGCTGCCGGCGCTGCGGTCTGCCAGGGCGAGCGCTCTGGTGCTCGCGGGCGCGAAGGCGGCCTGACCGGGGGTCAGATCGAGAGACTGCTCGCTGGCCTCCAGACGGACCTCACCGGCGGTGCACACCAGGATCCGCGGTCCGGCGTCGTGCAGGTGAAACGTGGACTGAGACGCAAGGTGGATACCGGTGACGATGAAGTCGTTCACCGGGACCGGGAATGTTTCGACGCGGGCACCGTCCTCGGATTCCCCGCGGGATGCTGGGTGCACGCGCGGATCCGTGGTCGGCGTGAAATCGACCACCCGCTGCAGCTCGGTGACGTTGATGTGCTTCGGGGTGAGCCCGCCGCGTAGCACGTTATCGGAGGAGGCCATGGTTTCCAGGCCGAGCCCGGAGAGATAAGCGTGGACCACTCCGGCACCGAGGAAGATGGCTTCGCCCGGGGACAGATTCACCCTGTTCATCAGCATGGACACCAACACGCCGGGGTCATCGGGATGATGTGCGGCGATCTCTACGGCGGTGCTCAGCGAGGCATCGGTGGCCACCAGGTCTGTATTGTCCGGGTGACACAGTGCGGTCAGCAGTCGGGTGGCAAAGGTGCGGTTGTCGGTGTCGTCGGCCCAGGGGCCCTCGGGGTCCAGTAGGGCGGTGAAGACCCCGGAGAGATCCCCAGCCTCCAGCCGTTGAGAAAATTCGGTGACCGCCGTCAGCACGTCCGCCGAGAGTTCCTGGAGCTTGCCCAGGCGGCGGAAGGTGCCCGCTGTATCGCGCGGGTCCCGGAACCCACACAGCGCAGAGAACTCGGTGATCGCGATCAGCATCTCGGGCTTATGGTTGCGGTCCTTGTAGCAGCGCTCGGGTGAATCCAGGGCGGTGCCACGAGCGTTCTCCGCGTCCCAGCCCTGTTGGGCCTGGGTAACGGTGGGGTGAGCCTGAATCGACAGGGGAGCGGCCGCAGCCAGCAGCTTCACCAGGAAGGGGAGCTGCGGGGAATGCGGGTCACCGGAGGCGTCGATTCCGGCGGCTAAGCAGCCGCCCAGGGCCTCCGCCGGTGCGGCGGCCAGCAGGGTATTCAACGGGACGGAGGCACCCAGGTGATGCACCACGGAGGGAGCACCGGGGTGGGAACCCAGCCAGAGTTCAGCCTCGGGCTCACCGGAAGCGTCACGGCCCTGCAATTCGGCCAGTAGCTCGGCGGAGCCCCAGGCGTAGTCACGCACTGGCCCGTCGAGCAGGTATAGCTCGGCGAGTGCCTCACCGTGAACGGACGGGGGAGTGAGAGAGGTCATCTGTGCTGCACGACCTATCCGGGGTGGCAATACTGGTTGGTCGAGGAAGCGTCCTCGAGCAGGGCTTCTTGATACGTGTCCTCGGCCCACATCAGGTATTCCTCGGTGATCTCGGTGCCGTCGGCCTGCGTTGGAGGCTCCGGCCAATCGGCGGGATCCTGCGAGGCGGCCGAGCCACGTTCGGAGCCGGTGGCCTCATCGCCCTCGACGTCCATGCGCACCTGAGCAAAATGGGTGAGCAACGGCGCGATGTTCACACCGGCGGGGGTGCTGCCACCCAACGGGGTGTCATCGGCAGCGAGCATGTCTGAGACGCGGGAGTGGATCTCATCGAAATCGGGGTAGGTGGAGAAGCGTTCGCCCTGGTCCCCGAAGTCCGGGGCGCCGATGGTCAATCGGTCCATGGGAACCTGCTGCGACTTGGCTCCCAGAGACAGGAAAGTGCCCAGCTGCTGCTGCGGCAGGTCGGTTTCCACAATCTGCTCACCGGCGTCGAGAATTCCTTCGAATCGGGTCAATAGGGTGGGCAGGTTGAACTGGGAGAGCATGGCCTGCTGGATGCACTGCTGTCGGCGGATGCGGGAGTAGTCGGACGACCAGTGTCGCGATCGGGCGAAGGCCAGGGCGTCTTTGCCGTCGAATTCGTAGGTGCCCGGTCCCCACCAGGCGTTGCCCCATTCGCCGTCGGGACGGTTGCCGCGGTGGGTAGTCCAACCGCCGGTGGTCACGGTGACGCCACCCATGGAGTCGATCAGCTGAGCGAAGCCCTCCATATCGAGCAACACGTACGCCTGCACGTCGATCCCGAGGATCCCGCTGGCGGCGTCCATCATCGCTTCCGCTCCGGGATCCTCAGCACCGGGATAGAGATCGCTGTGGTCATTGACGACGTCGACGTAGAGCGAGTTGATGATGCACTGATCCCCGCAGTCGTAACCGTTGGGGTAGACCGACCACAGAGGGGAGTCATCGGAGAACTGGGTGTTCTGGAAGTTGCGAGGAATCGAGAACAGGATGATCTTGCCGGTGTCGGCGTTCACCGAGGCCACGGAAATCGAGTCGGGCCGCAGGCCTTGGCGCCCCTCACCCGCATCGCCGCCCATCACCAAGAAGTTGTAACGGCCGTTGACCGGGTCAATGGGCGGGCTATCGGCGAAAATGGTGGACAGGGAGGTCCGCGAGGAATTCAGCATGACCGACCCGTAGGCCAGTGACCCGGAGGTCAGCACCATCAGGATGACCGTGGTGAAGGCGACGATCGGTTTCAGCCCGGGAGCCAGCAGTCGGAAGCGGATGAGCCGAAACGTGTCGATCCACAGGATGGCCCAGCCCACCGCGAGAACGGCCAGTAAGATCACGGCCAGGAACTGTGCGGTGGGGTAGCTAGCCAGGACCACCATCATGTCGCGGGCGAACAAGGCCCCGAGAATCACCAGGATGAGCAGCGTCCAGAGGGAGACGGTCACGCCCATGGCAAAGCGCCCCAGGGAACGGTCTCCGGCCAGGGCCTGCGCACTTCCTGGAATGAGCAGGGTCAGTGCCAGCAACAAGAAGGAGCGCTTGCTGCGCTCCGGTGCGGTGGCCCCCTGCGGATTTTTCAAAGGATCGACGGAGGCGCCGTCGGGGCGGAACCGGTCGAACCGGCGTTGACGGAAGGCGGCGAGGTCTCGGCGCGAAAGAGTTTTAGCCATGGAGTATTGGGAGATCAGGCCTCGGTGGGACGGTATCCAGGGTTACCCTGCAGTGTCTCACGCAGTCGGGTTCCTTTCGCGGAAGCCATGTCTTTGAGCTCGGCGGCGAAGCTGATCATGTGGGCGCGGATGCGCTCGGCTTCTGGGCCAGAACCCGAACCGAGGATGCGTGCTGCGAGCAGTCCGGCGTTGCGCGCCCCGCCGATGGAAACAGTGGCCACGGGAACCCCGGCGGGCATCTGGACGATGGAGAGCAGCGAGTCCATGCCGTCCAACGTTTTCAGCGGAACCGGGACGCCGATCACCGGCAACGGCGTGGTGGAGGCTAGCATGCCCGGAAGATGGGCTGCACCCCCGGCCCCGGCGATGATGACCTGCAGGCCGCGTTCATGGGCGCGGGTTCCGTAGGCGATCATCTCGTGGGGCATCCGGTGCGCGGAGACCACATCGGCTTCGTAGGTGATACCGAATTCCTCGAGCGCCTCGGCGGCAGCCTGCATGACGGGCCAATCAGAATCGGACCCCATCACAATCCCCACCTGCGGTGCGGTGGTGGATTCTGCTGCAGCGGAATCGAGGCTGGTGCTCTGTTGGGTCATCGTCTGGCAGTCTCCTGGCTAGCTGGTACCGGGTCGAAGGAAAGAGGGAAAGGAGGGAAGTCCGGAACGGGGAGGGGGTCAGCGGGCGCTGTCGGCGCTCGGGACTCCGTCACGAATCACCGAGGCTGCCCCCTCGGCGATTGCGCGAGCCTGGTTCAGATCCTGTTCCGTGGCGGCGATCACATTGATGTGACCTACCTTGCGTCCGGGTCGCACGGACTTTCCGTAGGCGTGGATCTTGGCGCTCGGATATTCGCTCATGGCCCGGTCGAATGCCGAATAGAGGTCTTGATTGGCCCCGCCCAGGTAGTTCTTCATGACCGTGTAGGCGCCCAGGGGCTGAGTGGAGCCCAGGGGGAGATCCAGTACGGCGCGCAAATGCTGCTCAAACTGTCCGGTCACTGCGCCATCCATGGACCAATGTCCGGAATTGTGCGGGCGCATCGCCAGCTCGTTGATCAGGAAGCCTGGGCCGGTTCCCGGGGTCTCGAAGAGTTCGACGGCGAGCATGCCCACCACGCCGAGACGCTCGGCCAGGGTGGAGGCTGCCTCCGCCGCTGCTGCGGCCACCTCGGGATCTAGGCCGGGGGCCGGGGCGGTGACGACATCACAGACGCTGTCGGTCTGCAGTGACTCCACGATCGGGTAGATCGCGACCTCACCCGAGGGGCGGCGAGCCACCTGGGCGGAGAGTTCGCGCGAGAACGGGACCAGCTGCTCCACGAGGAGGGCCGGGAAATCGAGCTCGAACCACTCGGTGGTTTCGGCTGCCTCCTCTGGGGTGCGCACCACGCGCACGCCCTTGCCGTCGTAGCCGCCGCGGGGAGTCTTGAGCACCACGGGCCAGCCGTGCTCCTCGCCGAAGCTCACCAGAGCTTCCACGGAATCCACTGCTGCCCAAACAGGGTTCGGCAATCCGAGCTCATCGGCAATGCTTCGCATTTTGAGCTTATCCTGGGCGTACTGTAGGGCCTCGGGTCCCGGGCGGACCGCGACACCAGAGTCCTCGAGGGTGCGCAGGTGCTCGGTGGGAACGTGCTCGTGATCGAATGTGAGGACATCCACAGTCGCGGCGAAGCGCATCAGCGTGTCCAGGTCGCGATAATCGCCCACCGTGTAGCGGGCGGCACTGGTCGCAGACACGTCCTCGGACTCTGCGAGGACGTGGAGATGGATACCGAGTTCAATGGCGGCGGGGGCCAGCATGCGGGCCAATTGGCCGCCGCCGACGACGCCTACGAGAGGAAAAGTCACCCTCTTAGGGTACATACTCAAGGAGAGGCTGACGTGTCTGTCCCTTCGAACGTGCTTCTTCCCAGGGGGCACCGACGCGGCGCCACGGGCAGGGGCTTTCAGGTTTTCAGCAGGAGTCCGCATTAGAGTGGCCGGGAACTTTGTCCAGACCAGGAGCTCACACCCCCTATGTTCAGTGACCTTTGGCAGCGCCTTCTCGGGCTGATTCGTATGCTGTGGCGAGAAGTCGCCAAATTCGGCACGGTCGGCGCGGTCGCGTTCGTGATCGATTCCGCGGTGTTCGTGTGGCTCATGCACGGGCCGATGGAAGGCTCCAACGTGAAGGCCAAGATTGTGGCCGGTGTGGTGGCGACGATCTTCTCGTGGATCGCCAACCGTTTCTGGACCTTCCGGCACCGTCGTCAGTCCAATGTCGGTCGCGAGCTGGTGCTGTTCTTGGTCATGAACGCCATTGGCCTGGGGATTCAGGCCGGCTGCGTGTTCATTGCTCAGTATCTGCTCGGGGTGACCTCCACCTCGGGGCTGTTCATTGCCGGCAACGTGGTGGGCCTGTTCTTCGGCACCGTGTTCCGCTTTTTCGCTTATCGGTTCTGGGTGTTCTCCGAGACCATGGAGTCCGACCCGGCATTCGCCCACGATCGCGGGTTCCTTACCGGCCAGTTTCCGGCCGTGCCCGCCGCCGATGAAAATTCTGAGCCAAACACCGACCAGCGTTCGGCGCCGTCGGAAGGGTTCGACTCAGCCCGCTGAGTCGCCGAGCCGCTCGACCTCGCGCAGATGCTCCACCCGTTCCGGGGCGAGCGTCTCACCCCCGGCGCCCCCGGTATCTTCTGCAGCGTCGGTCACCTCTACCATGATGACCGGGCACCGTCGCGACCACTGCTCATGCACCGCAGCGAGGAGATCCTCGGTGAGGTGGGTGCCGCGCTCCGCAAGAATCAGCCCACCCTCAAAAGCCCAGGCGCTCGCCGGCGAGGCTGCTGCTAGCCGGAGCGAGGCACCTTCGGTGCCGGTGATCAGATCCGGCGCTATTCCCACATGCTGGTCCGCCTGGGAGGCCACCTCGTCGTCGAAATCAATGGCATGGCTGGGCAACTGCGCCCCAGACGACCCGGACGCTCCGGTCAGTGAGGTCACCACGATCAGCTCACCGGAGTGCTCTGCCCACCGTTCGGGTGCGGTGGTGACGATCAACGCGGCGTCCTGAACAGCGTCGTCGCCGTCACCAAAACACCGAATCTCATCAAAATCCCAGGAGATTCCTAGGGAGGCGGCCAGGGTGAGCCAGTGCACGGGTAGATCGAGCACCGCCAGCCCGGCGGTATCGATGCCATGATGCTCTAACAGGTTCGCCGTTTTCGCTGCCCAATTCACTAACACTCGTCCCGAGAGTTCGGTGCGCGACCCGTCCTGGTGGTACTGAATCAGTGCGGGACGGGCCGAGCCCCCGACGTGGGCGATCAGGTCCGCGCCCGGGCGGGCGATCGACGGGCCGGACGACGAGAGGGAAACCATGGTGACCTCGGCTTGATAGCGGTGAGTTGGCGGGCAGATAGCACGTGGGCAGCTGAGGGTTCGACACGCCCGGCTGCGTGATGCCAGCGGTCGGTTGCAGCGTCGAACTGAGCTTGACCCAGAGGAGTTACAACGGTGTAATTAGACGTGATCAATGATGAAGTAATGGTCCGTATTGGGCCGTTGCGCTTCCCAGGTGTACTTCATCAGCATGACGTGTGCGACCGACGGAAATCCAGTCGGACCGCCTGCCTCGTGCTGGGCTGAACCCAGGGCTGACGCACGGACTAGCTCGCCGCCGCACGAAGGTGGCGAGACGGCTCTCCTGAGAGCCTGCGAACCGTAGAGAGGAACTGATGGAGAACGCACAACGGCTGGACTCATCTCGACGCGATGTCGAGCCCACCACGCAGCGTCCGACACGTGGCGTACCCTCTGACTGGTTCATTGACCCCGCCGACCCCCAGGCGGCGGATCATGCCGACGTCACCCTAGACGACCAGGCCACCGCCTTCCTGGCGGCTCACGAGGCTCTGGAGAGCACCGATGCTCTCGCCGAGACCGGTTCCACTGGCGCGGACCTGGCCACCGTGACCGCCTTGCACCCCGGCGACGCCCCGGCCCCGCAGTCGGCACCGGATGCCGGTACCTGGCTGGGCATTCCCGGTTTTGGTCACCCCGAAGACGAGGGCGAACTGGCCTGGCAGGCCGATGCGCTCTGCGCCCAGACCGACCCCGAGGCGTTCTTCCCCGAAAAGGGAGGCTCCACCCGCGACGCCAAGAAGGTCTGCTCGGCGTGCACTGTACGCTCCGAATGCCTCGAATACGCCCTGGCCAACGACGAACGCTTCGGCATCTGGGGTGGGCTCTCCGAGCGTGAGCGCCGCCGCCTGCGCAAGAAGTCATCCTGAGTACTGTGACCCGCTCGGCCGTCCAGCACGTCACCGCCGTGGTGACGGTCGATCGTCGACCGGAAACGCTGATCGACGCCGTCCGTTCCATCACGCAACAGCACCGGGTTCCGGACCGCGTGATCATCGTGACCACCTCCGGGACGATTGATCCAGCTGTCGTAGCTGAGTCGACCCGTGAGCTGACCGACGCCGATCTGGACTGGCACCATGTGGAACGTCCCCGCACCCCGGGGCGGTCCTTGGCGGACGAGCTCTCCGCCGTCATGGAGCCCGCTGAACCGGGGGAGTCCTCAGAGAAGTCAGGGGGGAGCTCCACCTCGGACGACCGGTGGATCTGGTTCCTGCACGACGACGCCGTCGCCGAACCGCACGCCCTGCAGGCGGTGTTGCGCGCCGTGGAGGTCTCTCCCTCAGTGGCGCTGGCCGGCGCCAAGCAGGTCGAACGCGCCCGCCCTCGTCACCTGCTCGACGTCGGGGTGACCATGACCCACACCGGCCACGCAGTGAGCATGATCGAACCCGGCGAGCTGGACCAGGGTCAGTATGACGACCGCACCGACGTGCTCTCCGTGTCCGCTCCGGGCATGTTGGTGCGCGAGGACGTGTGGCGCGAGCTCGACGGCGTGGACCCGGCCACCCCCGGCCCGGCGGCAGCCCTGGATTTGTGCCTGCGCACCCGACTGGCTGGTCACCGTGTGGTGGTGGTACCCCGGGCGGTGGTCCGCCACGGCGGCCACGGTGAAGGGCTACAAGCCTCCCGCCGCGAACGTCATGAGGCCGCCGCTTGGATGCGGCTGAAACACTCTCGCGCCCGGATGACCCTGCCGCTGTTGTGGCTGTGGATGATGCTGTCCGCGGTGGGTTCGCTGGCCTGGTCGCTACTGATTAAGGAGCCCGGGGCCGGGATGGCCCGGCTCGGTGGCACCCTGCAGGGCGCCACCCGACCCTTCGCGCTGTTGGGATCCCGCCGTCGGGCGCGGTCCACGCAGACGCTGTCGGCAGTACGCGCCGCCAGCATCCGTGACCTACGCCCGCGCCGGGCTCAGGTGCGGGCCTACCGCCGTTCCGTGATTGACGTGTCCGAACCCGATGAGGTGATCGGCGCCGGCACCGGCTCCACCCACCTGGATTCAGAACCCACCGGCGGTCACGATGATTTCACCGCCCTGGCCACCCCGGAACGCAACTGGGTGGGCATCGGCCTGGTCACCGCCCTGCTGCTGCTCGGTGCGGTGGCCGTGCTGGGCCTGCGCAACCTGCTCGGCGCCGAAGCCGTGGCCGGCGGAAGCCTGGCTCCTCTGGACGGTTCGCTACGCGACCTGTGGGAGACCGCGGTGTCCGGCTGGTCCGAATCCGGGGTTGGCTTTGCCGCTCAGCCCGGACCCTTCGGACTGGTGCTGGTGCTGCTGGGACTGACCGGCTCCGCCTCGGTTTCCGTGGTGGTGCTGATGATTCTGACGCTGCCGCTGGCCGCCGCAGGTGCCTGGACCGCTGCCGGAGCGATCGCCCGGTCCCGTGCCGCCCGCTTCGCGGTCGCCCTGGCCTGGGGCCTGGCTCCCACCCTGCTCATTAGCATCGGGCAGGGCCGGATCGGCGCGATTCTGGTGCACTTGCTGCTGCCGTGGCTGGTGCTGTCCCTCATGCGCGCCACCGGTTCGGCCGCGCCGCGCCGTCGTGACCCAGGTTCGCTGCACAGCGACGCCCCCACCGGGCCCGGAACCCGAGGGGTCATCTCCTGGACCGGCTCTGGCTGGACCGCACTGTTGCTCGCCCTGATCACCGCTGCTGCGCCATCGCTGCTGGTGCCCGCGGTGCTGAGTGTGCTGATTCTCGCCGCGGTAATGCGCTCCCGGGGCCGCGCCTTGTGGTGGACCCCAGCGCTCACCCTGGCTCTGTTTGCCCCCGCGGTGGTCACCCACTGGAACAACCTGCGCGCCGTGCTGGCCGACCCCGGCGTGCCGCTGAGCTTCACCGCCGCTCCCGGTTGGCAACAGCTGCTCGGCTTCCCCACGGAATTCACCGCCGACGCCGGACTACTTGCCGTGCCCGGCCTCGACTCACTGGTGCCCGGATTCCCCTGGGCGCTGGTGATCGCCCTGGTGATCGCCGGCCCGCTGCTGATCCTCGCCGTGCTCGGTGTCTTCTCGCTACGCCCCGCTGGTACGACCGCCCGGGTCGGGCTGATTGTCACCGCGGTGGGCTTGGCCACGGCCTGGGTTGCCACCCAGATCACGGTCTCCGTTGACTCCCTCGGCGCCCCCGTCACCCTGTTCACCGGCCCCGCCGTCTCCGTGGTGTGGCTGGGGCTGATGATCGCTGCCGTCGCTGGATTCGACCTGGTGCACCGATTGCAGCGGGTAGCCGTGCCCGCCGTCGCCCTCGCCATGGTGGGTGCGGTGGCCGTATCGGCCACCGTGTGGCTGGTGCCGCGCTTGACCGGGG
It includes:
- a CDS encoding class II fumarate hydratase; the protein is MTESQPQYRIEHDTMGEVQVPIDALYRAQTQRAVENFPISGKTLEPAHIHALAEVKKAAARANAELEVITQERADAIVAAADEVISGAHDDHYPIDVFQTGSGTSSNMNTNEVLATLATRALKEAGSENEVHPNDHVNASQSSNDVFPTSVHLAVTGALINDLKPALDYLAVSLEKKAEEFAGVVKSGRTHLMDATPVTLGQEFGGYAAQVRYGIERIDSSLPRVAEVPLGGTAVGTGINTPKGFSARVIELLAEQTGLPITEARDHFEAQANRDGLVEASGQLRNIAYSIMKINNDLRWMGSGPNTGLGEIAIPDLQPGSSIMPGKVNPVICEAAIMVCAQVIGNDTTVALSSTNGAFELNVGIPVMAANLLESIRLLANTSRVMADKMIDGITANEERCSFLAGASPSIVTPLNKVIGYEAAAKIAKHSVNNKMTVREAVIDLGYVERGEVTEAQLDAALDTMSMTRPAE
- a CDS encoding carbonic anhydrase; translated protein: MPATPTRAWQILAQGNERFVSGTTLHPNQNAARRASLTGEQNPLAVIFGCSDSRLAAEIIFDVGLGDVFVVRTAGQVIDDAVLGSLEYSVDILNIPLIIVLGHDSCGAVTAAVDSYASGAMPPGFIRSLVERITPSVLAARQQGVTDVDGTVAEHTDQTVHRLVETSRSLADAVEDGRTAVLGLTYSLANGTVEVGAAVGDIDTRR
- a CDS encoding DUF4245 domain-containing protein, with the translated sequence MTQPVDAAPKPQYTRKQGERMYQNVKAMAFSVLATVAIVALVVMLNPLRDRDADPGIDVPAIAAEASSVADFTALAPEIPEDWYASYARWNGSPSDGVPNWQVGYVTPDEEFVGFVQSSDANSTWVGQQVHGAAESGLIELSGHDFSVHRADNGHTYLVTELAHEEAAGSEASDIDSVTLVVSGSGSDEQITTLTKAVLENDNESRS
- the glpX gene encoding class II fructose-bisphosphatase, with the translated sequence MAKADGQPQNDLNDSLKPDRNLAMELVRVTEAAAIAGGHWVGYGDKNRADGAAVDAMRKFMDTVRMNGVVVIGEGEKDEAPMLFNGENVGDGTGAEVDVAVDPIDGTRLTALGYNNALSVFAVAERGTMFDASSVFYMEKMVVGPEAAEMVDLRLPVKQNIHLLGKALNKPVSQLNICVLDRPRHEGLVREIREAGARVKFIMDGDVAGGIAAARHNTDVDMLLGTGGTPEGVVTACALKATGGMIQGRLAPTDDDEKQKAIDAGLDLDQVLTTNDLVRSDNCYFAATGITDGDLLRGVRYYNDRIVTQSIVMRSKSGTVRTVEAEHRTEKWPEWLPER
- the manA gene encoding mannose-6-phosphate isomerase, class I; its protein translation is MTSLTPPSVHGEALAELYLLDGPVRDYAWGSAELLAELQGRDASGEPEAELWLGSHPGAPSVVHHLGASVPLNTLLAAAPAEALGGCLAAGIDASGDPHSPQLPFLVKLLAAAAPLSIQAHPTVTQAQQGWDAENARGTALDSPERCYKDRNHKPEMLIAITEFSALCGFRDPRDTAGTFRRLGKLQELSADVLTAVTEFSQRLEAGDLSGVFTALLDPEGPWADDTDNRTFATRLLTALCHPDNTDLVATDASLSTAVEIAAHHPDDPGVLVSMLMNRVNLSPGEAIFLGAGVVHAYLSGLGLETMASSDNVLRGGLTPKHINVTELQRVVDFTPTTDPRVHPASRGESEDGARVETFPVPVNDFIVTGIHLASQSTFHLHDAGPRILVCTAGEVRLEASEQSLDLTPGQAAFAPASTRALALADRSAGSAGSTQKPHNAEHPTTAFVIGCPSASR